The following is a genomic window from Bacilli bacterium PM5-9.
GAAACAGCTGAATAAAGAATAAGTTCTACAATTAAGTAGAACTTTTTTTATAGACCATTTATTCTTATTTCATCATACCTTTTTATAAACTCATTTACTCTTTCTTGATATAATTCAAAATTGATTTCTTCAATGACATTCAAACCTAACTCATCTACTTGTTGACATGCTAATTGATATATATCATCATTTATTTGCTGTGGAGTATGAGCATCTGAACTAACAACTACTTTAGCATTTAACTCTTTTACAAGTTGCCAAAACTCATAGCGTGGATAACGATATTCTTCTTGAGAAAACCCTGCATTAATTGATGAGCGCATTCCTCCTGCATTGTATTCTAAATAAACATCATACTTTATAGCAGCTTCAATTAATCTTTTTGATTCATCAATACAAGTATCACAAAATTTACTGATATTATTAATAAATAAATCTGGATGAGCTATAAATAAAATCAATCCTGTTTTCATGGCTTCAATGCATTGATCAACATAATTTTTTATCAAGCTTGGATCACTTATCATTCCATAATAAGTATTTTCTTTATGAACATTTTGATAGTGTTGTCCTAATATCAAATAATCTATTTCATCATTTTTAAACATATCTACTAATTGATATAATAAATCTCTTTGATATTCAGCTTCAAATCCTCTTAATATTTTTATATTTTTATATTTGCTTTTTAAATTTTTTAAATCATCTAAATAATCTGTTTTTTGTTCAAATTCCATTCTAAAACTAGTGCATTTAGTTGGATAAGCAATATGATCACTAATACCAAATACTTCAAAACCTTCTTTTATTCCTTGCTCTATCATATCTTTTGAGCTTCCTAGTGCATGCTTGCATAAATATGTATGATTGTGTAAGCTATACTTTTTCACATTACTCCTCCATTTTCAATATATAATCAAAAGCCTCAATTAACAAGGGGCTTTTTACTTGTTTAGCTAATTGTGTTATTTCCATTTGATATTCATCAAGATAATTCCCTAAACACAATACTGCATTCTTTTTTAAGATATTTTTATTTAGCCAATAAAAACCTTTTTCTTTAAATGTCTCATTGTACTCTTTGTTACTCATTTTAATTAAATCAATTAATTCAAGACAATTATTTTCCATTTGATATGCATTTGATTGTTTTACTTTACTATTATAAGGACAACAATCATTACATTCATCACAGCCAAATATACGATTATTAATTATGCTTGGTTTAATTAGTGCTTTTGATTGAGTTAAATGTGATAAACATGATTTATAATTTAATGAATAATTATTTAAACTTTTTGTTGGACAATTATTTTCACAAATAGAACAAGAACCACATTGACTTTCAAGTATTTCTTTTGCTTCAAAATCAATATCTATATTAGTAATTAAAGTCCCATAAAAAACTTCAGAACCAAATTCTTGATTTATTATCATTGTATTCTTTCCATAAAACCCATTTCCACATAAATATGCAAAGTATCTATCATCAACAACTTTATTATCACAAGATAAATAACATTGCACTTCTGAATAATTGTCTTTTAAAAAAGCTTCAATTTTTTTTAACTTTTCATAAATAATTTTATGATAATCAATACCAAAACTTATTTTAGAATACTTTCCAAATAATTTTTCACATTCCATTTCTTGAATTTGATGATATGATATTCCAACTGAAATAATTGTTTTAGGATTATCAATTAATTTATCTAATGCAACATAATCATGATAATCCATTTTATTTCTTGGATAAAGCATACCTTGATTATATTTACTTGTTACTCTTTTTATATATTCAGTATTATCCTTTATTGTAGTAAAGCCAACAATATCAAAATCTAAATCATTAATAAATGAAACTATCATATTATAATTTGACATTTTTAAAATCACTTATCGTTTGATTATATGCTTGCATTGCTTCATTAAATACTTGAGGATTAGTTAAATCAATGTCAATTAAAGCTAATGCCTCCAAAGGATACACTGAATCTCCTGCTTTTAAAAAGCTTAAATACTTATCAATAATCCCCTCTTCTTTCATTAAAATTCTTTTTACAATATTTAATGAAATACTAAAGCTTGTCGCATATTGATAAACATAATAATTATAATAAAAGTGAGGTATTCTTGACCATTCATATTTAATTTCTTCATCTAAAACAATGTCATTGCCAAAATACTTTTTATTAATATCATAGTACAAATCATTTAAAACAACATTGCTTATTTCTTTATTTTCTTCTATTAAAACATGACTTTCTAATTCAAATCTAGCAAACATTGTTTGTCTAACCATAGTTGTTCTAAATTGTTCCAATAAATAATTATATAAATATTTTTTTATTTGTGGTTTTGTTTCATTTTCTAATAAATAATTAATTAATAATAACTCATTAACAGTACTTGCTACTTCAGCAATAAATATTTTGTAATTAGCATTTTGATAAGGATTATGCTTATTTGAAAAATAACTATGAATTGAATGACCTAACTCATGAGCTAAAGTGAAAACATCATTTAATTCATTATGGTAATTTAATAAAATATATGGATCACTTAAATATGAACCACCAGAATATGCACCACTTCTTTTACCTTCATTTTCATAAATATCAATCCATCTATTTGTTAAAGCATCATTTAATGCCTCTTGATATTCATCAGGAAAAACTTTTAGTGCTTTTCTAACTAAATCACATCCTTGTTCATATTCATATTTTTCATCAATGTCAGCTACCATTGTTGTATAAATATCATATAAATGTAATTCATCTAATTTCATTTCATCTTTTCTTAATTTCATATATTCATGATTGATTTCAATATTATCCTCAATTGAATTTAGTAAGTTAAAATAAATTTGTTCATTTATTTTATTTGGTTCAAGTGCTTGTTGAAGTGTGCTATTATAATTTCTATTTTTCATTGATATTAGACTACTTTTTAATTCAGATATATAATTAGTCGCAAGAGTTTGATTAAACTTTGAATAACCATTAAATAAAGAATTAAAAGCATTTTTTCTTAACTTTCTATCATCACTTCTAATATAAATTGAATATGTCCCTTCTGTTAATTCATGTTCATTATTTTCACTATCAAAAATAGTATCAAACTTCAAATCAGAATTTGTAAATGCACTAAATAATTGATAAGCAGCTGAGCTTGTTAAATTATAAGTAGAAATAATTTTCTCTTCTTTTTCACTAAGATAACGCTTTTTATTATGAATAATATTTTCTATTGTTTTATGATAATCAACATAATCATCATCCATTAAAATAGAATTCAATATTTCATTATCAACTTTTGAAATTTTAGAAAATAGGAAAGATGTTTGAACCATCATTTGATTATACTCACCCTTAACCTTATTAAAGATTGCAATATTTTTATCATTAGTAAAATCAGTATCTTGTAAATGAGAAAAATACACATAAATATTTTCAATTTTTATTAATAATTCATAATATATTTTTAAAACATCAATAATCGTATCCTTATCAAATTCAATGTCCTTATAAACTAAAATCTTTTTAACAATATTAAAACATTCTTGAATATCATAACTTAATGTTTTAGGATTATACATTCTTTCTAAATCCCAAGTATTTTCTAGTTGTTGTTGATCTCTTTTCATTTTTTGACCTCCTATATGAAAATAGAATGATAATCATTCTATTTCCTTGTTTTTATTTTAACTGCTTTAGATAATTTACCTGTTTTAGAATATTTTTGTGATACTGATTTGTAAGCTTTACCTTTTTTATAATAAGTTTTATAACGATAAGCACTTTGAGTACTTGTTGATTTCTTTTGACCATTCACAAAATAATATTCATATTTTGTTTTCAAAACACCTTTACTATATTTTAAAGTTTTTTGGTATGTTTTTTGTTTAAGTGAATTATATTTATATGAATAAACAGAAGTTCTTAAATTATTTGAA
Proteins encoded in this region:
- a CDS encoding oligoendopeptidase F (product_source=KO:K08602; cath_funfam=1.10.287.830; cog=COG1164; ko=KO:K08602; pfam=PF01432,PF08439; superfamily=55486; tigrfam=TIGR00181), giving the protein MKRDQQQLENTWDLERMYNPKTLSYDIQECFNIVKKILVYKDIEFDKDTIIDVLKIYYELLIKIENIYVYFSHLQDTDFTNDKNIAIFNKVKGEYNQMMVQTSFLFSKISKVDNEILNSILMDDDYVDYHKTIENIIHNKKRYLSEKEEKIISTYNLTSSAAYQLFSAFTNSDLKFDTIFDSENNEHELTEGTYSIYIRSDDRKLRKNAFNSLFNGYSKFNQTLATNYISELKSSLISMKNRNYNSTLQQALEPNKINEQIYFNLLNSIEDNIEINHEYMKLRKDEMKLDELHLYDIYTTMVADIDEKYEYEQGCDLVRKALKVFPDEYQEALNDALTNRWIDIYENEGKRSGAYSGGSYLSDPYILLNYHNELNDVFTLAHELGHSIHSYFSNKHNPYQNANYKIFIAEVASTVNELLLINYLLENETKPQIKKYLYNYLLEQFRTTMVRQTMFARFELESHVLIEENKEISNVVLNDLYYDINKKYFGNDIVLDEEIKYEWSRIPHFYYNYYVYQYATSFSISLNIVKRILMKEEGIIDKYLSFLKAGDSVYPLEALALIDIDLTNPQVFNEAMQAYNQTISDFKNVKL
- a CDS encoding epoxyqueuosine reductase (product_source=KO:K18979; cath_funfam=3.30.70.20; cog=COG1600; ko=KO:K18979; pfam=PF08331,PF13484; superfamily=54277,54862), yielding MSNYNMIVSFINDLDFDIVGFTTIKDNTEYIKRVTSKYNQGMLYPRNKMDYHDYVALDKLIDNPKTIISVGISYHQIQEMECEKLFGKYSKISFGIDYHKIIYEKLKKIEAFLKDNYSEVQCYLSCDNKVVDDRYFAYLCGNGFYGKNTMIINQEFGSEVFYGTLITNIDIDFEAKEILESQCGSCSICENNCPTKSLNNYSLNYKSCLSHLTQSKALIKPSIINNRIFGCDECNDCCPYNSKVKQSNAYQMENNCLELIDLIKMSNKEYNETFKEKGFYWLNKNILKKNAVLCLGNYLDEYQMEITQLAKQVKSPLLIEAFDYILKMEE
- a CDS encoding histidinol-phosphatase (PHP family) (product_source=KO:K04486; cath_funfam=3.20.20.140; cog=COG1387; ko=KO:K04486; pfam=PF02811; smart=SM00481; superfamily=89550; tigrfam=TIGR01856), coding for MKKYSLHNHTYLCKHALGSSKDMIEQGIKEGFEVFGISDHIAYPTKCTSFRMEFEQKTDYLDDLKNLKSKYKNIKILRGFEAEYQRDLLYQLVDMFKNDEIDYLILGQHYQNVHKENTYYGMISDPSLIKNYVDQCIEAMKTGLILFIAHPDLFINNISKFCDTCIDESKRLIEAAIKYDVYLEYNAGGMRSSINAGFSQEEYRYPRYEFWQLVKELNAKVVVSSDAHTPQQINDDIYQLACQQVDELGLNVIEEINFELYQERVNEFIKRYDEIRINGL